The Devosia sp. A16 genome includes a window with the following:
- the rpmB gene encoding 50S ribosomal protein L28, which produces MARRCELTGKGVMTGNKVSHALNRTRRRFLPNLLNVSLLSDTLGRTVKLRISANALRSVEHRGGLDAFLLKADDAELSPVALAVKKEVRAALAS; this is translated from the coding sequence ATGGCTCGCCGCTGCGAACTCACCGGTAAGGGCGTGATGACCGGGAACAAGGTGAGCCATGCGCTCAACCGCACCCGTCGCCGCTTCCTCCCCAACCTCCTCAACGTCTCGCTGCTGTCGGATACGCTCGGCCGCACGGTCAAGCTGCGGATTTCGGCGAACGCGCTGCGTTCGGTCGAGCACCGCGGCGGCCTCGATGCGTTCCTGCTCAAGGCAGACGATGCCGAGCTGTCGCCCGTCGCGCTGGCCGTGAAGAAGGAAGTGCGCGCAGCTCTCGCGTCGTAA